GATCGATAGCGAATCCGCGCCGACTTCGGCCTCACGGCAGCAAATCCGCCACCATGATGATCGCATCCGGCTTCGCCAGCGGAGAAATGACCGCGTCGGCAGAGTGCTGCTGCGATTCCGAGTAGCGAACGCCGAAATCCGCCTCGAGATCTTTGACAGGTTTGCGAAAGATGTGAACGCAGTTCTCGACCATATCGACAACCCAGTAGTCGTCAATGCCCGTCGATGCGTAAAGACTGGTCTTCTTTCCGAGGTCCAGTTCGCTGCTGGCGTCGCTCACTTCGACCACCAGCAAAGCAGTCGTCGGGTGCTGCGGGTAATCTCGCGGCGAGCCCCGCACGACCGCGATGTCCGGCTCCGGCTCCGATCCATCCGGACAGGTCAGGGGCAACTGTACCCGAATCCACACATCCGCCGAAAACACCCGCTGCACGGAGGCTTGGACCAGACCAATGCCCTGCGCGTGCCGATATCCTTGAGGACTCATTTCCAAGATATCTCCATCGATGAGCTGCACGCGCTGCCCCTCAAACAACCCGGCCTCGGCCATCCGGTAGTATTCCTCCCTCGACCATTTCCGGGCTCGGGGCGGCTGCGCGTTTGTCAAATCGACTGCCCGATGCATGATGTGGCTCCCATGCCACCCTTATTATATCATTCTCGACCGGATCGGCTGCGTATGATTTTCCGCCCGATCTGGAGTATCTAAATGTCGGAATCCATGAAGCGCCGCGCCGCCCTCGCGTCAGTCATCGTTGCTGTCTCCATTATGGCCGGCTGCGGCCCCAAGCCTCCCAGCGTGTTGCTGGAGACCCCGGCCCAGTTGCCCGCTGACCTCGGCGAAAAGAAGCTCTTCCACACGCCACAGGCCTACATCTATGCCCGAGACGAACTCGCCGCGGGCGAGATGGATCGCATGGTCAAGGACGTGGCCTCCTACGTGAAACGCAAGCACGGCCGCGAACTGGGCAAGGGGCTGGTCCTGATCATGGACCCGAAGGATGCACCGATCGCCGCGACCATCGAGGACCAGCTCGTATTGGAGCGCGATCCATCCATCATGGTGACAAAGCCGCGACACGCAAAAAGCCCGGCCGAGGTTAGAAACCGACTTGTGGACGAGGGCATCCCGGAGGGGCCAAGCATTCTCGCAGCCTCGGTCCCCCTGCCAACATCTAAGTGTCGCGAGTTGGGAATCGGCGGGACCCAGGCAAAATGGGCGGTTGCAGTTCCGTCGAACGAGCTGGCGCAGGAATGCGCAGTAGAAATCACGGTCGGCGCGCTCAGGAAAAAACGGCCCGACTTACCCGAAGAAAAGACGCGCTCATTGGCCCGCTCACTTTCGCTTTCAAAACCGTTCGAGGTTGGTCGATCCATACCGATTTATGTTTACTGGGCTCAGTCGCAGGCGGACTGGACCGACGGGCAGCGAATAGAAGCGATTCAGCGCTTTATCAAATACACATTTCGCTCCAACTGGCTCCCGGTCCCATCCGACGATGAGTTACAGTGGTGATCCCGGCGACATCGAAACTTCGCCTGATTGACACACAAGAATGACCCGACTGCTCATCAGAATGACCATCGCCGTCATTCTCGCGGCGCCGATCGGCTGGGCCGTGTGGGCTTCCCTCCAGCCCATCGACCGAATCTTCACCGAATCAGTCGCGGCCACATCCGGCGCCGCAAAGGCCCCTCAATGGGAGAACTACCGGCTCGCCATGACCCGCCTGCCCATGTGGCGCTTCATCCTGAACTCGCTGCTCATCACCTCCACCGCCGTCGTCGGCACCGTCCTCTCCGCGTCGATGGCCGCGTACTCATTCACGAGACACGATTGGCGCGGCCGCCGCATCTGGCTCGGCCTCGCCTTCATCGCCATGATGCTGCCTACCCAGATGCTCGTCATTCCGCAGTTTCTCATCTTCCAGCATCTCGGGTGGGTCAACACATACAAGCCGCTGATCGTGCCGGCCTGGCTCGGCGGTTCGGCTTTTTCCATCCTCCTGTTCTATCAATTCTTCAAAGGCGTGCCCCATGCCTACCAGGACGCGGCCCGGCTCGACGGCGCGACGGACTGGCAGGCCTATTGGTGCATCATGCTCCCCATGTCCAAGCCGGTCATCGGCGCCGTCATCGCCATCTCGTTCGTCGCCCACTGGCAGGCCTTCCTCGCGCCGCTCATCTACCTTTCCGATTACGAGCGGTACCCGGTCTCCGTCGGCCTTCAGATGTTCCAGTCGCTCGAAGGAAGCTGGGCCAATTTGACAATGGCCGCGAGCATCGTCGCCCTGCTCCCGCCGCTGGCCATCACGCTGATTTCCCAGCGATATTTGATGAGAAGCCTCTCGTCCCGTTAGACAGCCGTCTAACGCCCCAAGTGTACGTTCGCCCGCTTCCCCCTTATCCTGCCGTAAGCAATCGGAAGCGCCATGACCTCATACCATCTTTCCATTCGGCCCAATCCCTCCGTCCCGTTTGAGGTGCGCCACGCCGATCCCGATCTGCTCGTCGTCTACAAGCCGTCCGGCGTGGTCACGCAGCCCGGCAAAAAGCACGCCCACGACAGCCTGCTCAACGGGCTGTTCGTCGAATACGGCAACGCCCTTCAGAATCTCGGCGAGGCGCGCGGATGGGGGCTGCTTCACCGGCTCGACAAGGACACCTCGGGGCTCCTGCTCGTCGCGCTTCGCAACCGGGCGTTTGAAAACCTGCTCGACCAATTCAAGAAGCGAAAGGTCGCAAAGATCTATTGGGCCATCGTCCGCGGCACCCCGCGCCCGGCCCAGGCGGTGATTCAGGACCCCATCAAGGAAGTGGTCGCGGCCCGGAAAAAGGCGGTCATCGCCCGTGACGGCAAGCAGGCCATCACCGCGTATCGTGTCCTGGAGACCGTTGACGACATTTCGCTCATCGAAGCGCGCCCCAAGACAGGCCGGCTCCACCAGATCCGCGTCCACATGGCCGCGAAGGGCTACCCCGTCCTGGGAGAAGACGTCTACGCCCGCGATGGCGATCTGCCCAAGGTGCCGCGCCTCTGTCTGCACGCGGCGTCGCTCTCCTTCGTGCATCCTGAAACCGGTAAAAAAATGACGGTGTGCGCCGACTGGCCGAAGGACCTCCGCTCGACCCTTAAGCGCTTTTCGCTCCATCAGCCGGGCGACCAGGAATGAAAAGGACAGCTTCGAAAATCCTCTTCAAAGCAAAGCTCCTGCGTCCGGCAACGCCCGGAAGGGGCGGCTCTTGGACCTATTTGATCTTGCCAAAAACCGCCAGTGCGAAGCTTCCCACGCGGGGCATGACGACGGTTGACGGCACGATCAATGGCTATCCATTTCGAGCGACCCTTGAGCCGGACGGTCAGAAAAGCCATTGGCTCAAGGTGACCAAAAAGACGATGGAAGCTGCGAATGCATCCGTAGGAGACGTCGTTACGTTGGAGCTCATGCCTGTTGGAGAAGAACCGGAACCCAAGGTTCCTGCGGACCTGCGAAAGGCGCTCGCGGCCGCACCGAAGGCGAAGGCGTTGTGGTCAGACATCACCCCCATCGCGCGCAAAGACTGGATACATTGGATTACTTCCGCCAAGCGGCCAGAAACTCGCGCGCGTCGCATCGTAAACGCCTGCGATATGCTCGCTTCGGGGAAGAGACGTGTCTGCTGCTTCGATCGATCGGGGTTCTATAGTAAGAGCTTAGCCGCTCCTAAAGCGGCGGATTAGCCGGTCGGTTCTCGACCGTTCGAGGGCGATCTCGATGATGGTTCAGACTTGCTCGGCCAGGGTCTTGTGCAGCTTCTTGAGGGCTTCCGCCTCGATCTGCCGCACGCGCTCCCGCGTCAGACCGATCTTCGCGCCGATGTCCTTCAGCGTCATCGGCTCCTCGTCCTCAAGACCGTATCGCAGCTTGAGAATGGTCGCCTCGCGATCGGTGAGTTGCGAGATCAGGCTGCCCAGCAACTTCGACTCGGCCTCGCTGAAAACGGCCTCGTCCGGCATCTGGCTCTTCTGATCCGGCAGCATGTCCGACAGCAGCGAACCGCCGTCGGCGCCGGATGACTGAGTCGGCGCGGAAAACGCCCGAACAGCCCGGCGAATCATTCGCACCTTCCGCTCGGGAAGCTGCATCCGATCGGCCAGCTCCGGAATCGTCGGCGATCGGCTCAGTTCCTCGTTGAGTTGCGTATGGGCCTGCTTCCAGCGAGCAATCATCTCGACCATGTAGGCCGGAATGTGCACCGGCTGAACCGCGTTGATCAGCGCCCGCTTGATCGCCTGCTTGATCCACCAGCTCCCATAGGTGCTGAATCGCGCGCCCATGTCCGGGTCGAAACCTTCCACGGCCCGGAGCAGTCCCAGGTTGCCTTCTTCGATCAGGTCGGACAGGGGCATGCCGCGATTGCCGTAGGCCTTGGCGATGTTCACCACCAGCCGCAGGTTCGAGCGGATCATCCGCTCGCGCGCCTCGTTGGCCTCCTGCTCGTGCTGCTCTTTTTCGGGCAAAGAAATCTCGCCGCGGCTGAACCGACGCGACGCCGCCGTGCCGCGGGCAATGGCCCTGGCAAGCTCTTTCTCTTCGTCCGCCGTCAGAAGCGCGGACTCATTGATCTGCTTCAGATATTGTTGGAGTCCCGGCTCAACTGAAATGGTAGTTCCTCCGCTCACGCTTGAAGCTCGTCCGGAATTGCGGACCCCTGCGAGGGGCCCATCCCCCCCTCATCATCGGCCATGCAGTGCTTGCGGTTGCTTCAAATCGCTCGACAACCAAAGGATCGCCTGCCGCCAAAGGGGGAACGACTCTCGGACGACGGATTCTAGGACGGGGGAAAACATTCCGCGCCGGCAGGCAGTCATTAAGAAGCCGGGGCCGCTTGCCAGGCGGCCCTGCTGCTTATTGTGCCGTCGCCGATCAATCCGGCGCACGTGACTCGGCGTTCTCCTCCGGACGGATCGTTACGATGCCTCGTCAGTCTCCTCGGTTGGATCTGTTGCCTCGGCTGCCTCGGCTGCTGCCTCCGTTGGCTCGCCGGCATCGGCTGGCACGGGTTTCTCCACATTCGGATCGTTCAGGAGCACCGTGCCGTGGATAATGTCGGTCGTTTCCTCGCCGGTCGAGCCGTGCAGGCCGCCGCGGCGCGCCTTGGGACCGGTCTTCTTTTCTCCGCCTTCGGTGGTCGCGTCGGCGGCCCAGTCGGCTCGCTTCTTGGACAGGCCGATCTTCCGGTCGGCGGTGTCCACGCGAAGAATCTTGACCTCGATCTCCTGACCGATCTGAACCTCCTGGTGAGGGTCTTCGATGCGGTGATCGGTCAACTCGGAGACGTGCAGCAATCCTTCCAGATCCTGCTCCAGTTCCACGAAAACGCCGAAGTTGGTGATCTTGGTGACCTTGCCCTGCACGATCATGCCCGGGATGTAGCGATCCGGAACCGCGTGAAGCCACGGATCCTCGGTGAGCTGCTTGAGGCCCAGGGCGATTCTCTGCTTCTCCTGATCGACCGAAAGAACGACGCAGCGAACCTCGTCGCCCTTCTTGAGCATTTCCGAAGGATGGCTGACCTTCTTGGTCCAGCTCATGTCGGAAACGTGCAGCAGGCCGTCGATGCCGTCCTCGATCTCGATGAAGGCGCCGTAGTTCGTCAGGTTGCGCACCTTGCCGGAAACGACCGTGTTCGGCGGATACTTCTCGGCGACCCGCGTCCACGGGTTCGTCTCGGTCTGCTTGATGCCCAGCGAGATTTCCTGCTTGGCCTTGTTGATCTCCAGAACAATGACCTCGATCTCCTGACCGACCGAGAGCATCTCGGAAGGATGCGTGATTCGCCGCGTCCAGGACATCTCGGAAATATGAACCAGTCCCTCGATGCCGCCCTCGAGCTTCACGAAGGCGCCGTAGTTGGTGATGTTGACGACGCTGCCCTTGACCTTCGTCTGGATCGGGTACTTGGCCTCGACCGCGTCCCACGGATTCTCCTGCGTCTGCTTGAGACCCAGGGCGATCTTTTCCTTGTCCTTGTCGATCGAGAGGACCTTGACGTTCGTCTTCTGGTCGATTTTCAGCAGCTCGCTCGGATGGCCGATCCGATCCCAGCTCATATCGGTGATGTGCAGCAGGCCGTCGATGCCGCCCAGGTCGATGAATGCGCCGAAGTCGGCGATGTTCTTGACCGTTCCCTCGCGAATCTGGCCGACCTCGATTTCCGACATCAGCTTCGACTTCGACTCGGCCCGTTCGACCTCGATCAACTTGCGGCGAGAAATAACGATGTTGCGGCGTTCGGTGTCGATCTTCAAAACGACCGCCTCGATCGTCTTGCCGATGAACTCACCGACATCGCCCGGCCGCCGCGTATCGACCTGGCTTGCGGGCAGGAACACCGGCACGCCGATGTCCACCAAGAGGCCGCCCTTGATCTTTCGCGTGACCTTGCCGCTGACCTTCTGGCCTTCCTGGCAGTTTTCGAGGACGCGCTCCCAGCCGCGAATGCGATCGGCCTTGCGCTTCGACAGGATCACCACGCCGGTGTCCGACTCGATCGACTCGAGAAGCACTTCAATCTCATCGCCGGGATCGATCTCACTCGGATCGTCCCACTCGCTTAGCTGAATATATCCTTCGCTCTTCAGGCCGACGTCAACAACGACTTCCGAGCCGCTGATACCGATGATCTTTCCCTTCAGGATCGTGTCCGCGGTGTATTCTTCGCAGGAAGTGCCGATCGCCTTTTCCAGAACAGCCGTGTCGGTCGTACTCCCGCCCAGGGCCGCCAGCTCCTGATCGAGCTCCTCGTCACTCACGTCGATCCGGGACATCATGTCGTTGTCAATTCGCAGCATGTCTCTTTCGTCTTTCTCTGGCCGACCCATCCCACGCAGGCGACGGCGCGCATCTTTGTCATTTCCTGCTTCGGGGCCGTTGTGAAGTGGGCGACCGCCGTGCAGGCGACCCGTCGCGCCGGCAGGCGTGACGAGTCCTGGTGAATTTACGGCACCCCAACCGCCCGCGACCTGTGCCGCGGATTCCATTCGAGCGGTTCAAGGGAATCCTGCAGTATATCGGTGATATCAGGAGGTGGCAAACAGCACAACGGCCGACGGTTCCCTCGAAATGACCCTCTCGATGGATGCGCCATCCCCGCGGATTTTCAGCCCCCTTATGATCCGCCGATCGCCGCACCGATTGGCCGTGCAGGACCCGCGCACAAAGAGACGAATCGTCAAATGAAACGACCCCCCCAGAATGCCCCGGCCCTGGTCGCCGATCCCTTCGCCGCCGGCAAACGCCGGATGCCGCCCTGGCTCCCGCCTCTGCTCATCGCGGCCGTCGGGGGCGCCATCTACGCCAATAGCCTGAGCGTCCCCTTTGTCTTCGACGATGACGAGTCCATCGCCAAAAATGTCTTCATCCGCGAGCTATGGCCGCTGACCAACGCCCTCCATGCCCCGGCCAAAACCACCGTCGACGGCCGGCCGATTCTCAGTCTCTCCCTGGCGATCAATTACGCGATCGGCGGCCTGGATGTCCGTGTCTACCACGTCACCAATATCCTCATTCACATCGGCGCTGCCCTGGCCCTCTTCGGCGTTGTCCGGCGAACCCTCCTGACCGAAAAGCTCAAGCCTACCCTCGGCGACAAAGCCAATGGAGTAGCGCTGGCCGCGGCGCTGCTCTGGGTCGCTCATCCCCTCTGCACGCAGGCAGTCACCTACGTCATTCAGCGCGCCGAATCGCTGATGGCGATGTTCTACCTGCTGACGATCTATTGTGCTCTGCGCGCGCTGCACGCCTCGCGTTCGAGATTCTGGCCGGTCGCATCCGTCGTCGCATGCGCCCTGGCGATGGGGACCAAGGAGGTCGCCATCTCCGCGCCGGTCCTCGTCTGGCTCTTCGATCGCACCCTCTTCGCCGGCTCGTTCGCAGCGGCCCTGCGAAAGCGGCCCCTCTTCTACGCGGCGCTGGCCGGCACGATGCTCATCCAGATCGCCCTCGTCCTCAACTCACCCCGGCCCGACGCCGCCGGCTTCGGAACCGCCGCCCAGCAGCCGCTGGCCTACCTCGCGACGCAGTTCGGCGTCATCGTGCATTACCTCCGGCTCGCGCTCTGGCCCACCGGCCTGTGCATCGACTATGCCTGGCCCATCGCCAATTCAGCCATGGAAATCGTGCCGCCGCTGATCCTCGTCGCCGCGATCTTTGTCGCAACCGTGCGAGCCATCGCGGTCAATTCAGCCTGGGGCATCGCGGGCAGCGCGTTCTTCATAATCCTCGCCCCGACCTCAAGCGTCCTCCCGATGATGGACCCCATTTTCGAGCATCGCTTCTACCTGCCGCTCGCCGTCGTCTGCGTATCGGCCGTGTGTCTCATCGCGATGCTCCTCAAGCGCATGCCCGCCGACATCGCGCGTCGATTCGTCCCCGTGGCAGTCGCGGCGCTGGTCGTCACCCTCGGCGTGCTGACGATTCAACGCAACGCCGTCTATCAAACCGATCTCGGCCTATGGCAGGATGCGCTGGCCAAGCGACCCGAAAACATCCGCGCCATGGTCAACGTCGGCATCGCCTACATGCTCGAAGGAAAGGACAGCGAGGCCTTCGTCGTATTGCAGAAGGCCGTCGAGAAGAACCCCCGCCACGCCGAGGCCCAACAGAATCTCGCCACCGCCCTGACCCGGCTCGGCAGATTTGAAGAAGCGATCGCTCACTACGAGGAGTCCATTCGCCTCTCCGACAACTACTACCAGGCCCACTTCAACCTCGCCCTCGTGCTTGAAGAATTAAACCGCGCGGAGGAGGCCGCACAGCATTATGAAGACGCGCTGCGAATCTATCCCGAGTACCCGGAAGCCAACGAAAAGTAC
This genomic stretch from Planctomycetia bacterium harbors:
- a CDS encoding 30S ribosomal protein S1, with amino-acid sequence MLRIDNDMMSRIDVSDEELDQELAALGGSTTDTAVLEKAIGTSCEEYTADTILKGKIIGISGSEVVVDVGLKSEGYIQLSEWDDPSEIDPGDEIEVLLESIESDTGVVILSKRKADRIRGWERVLENCQEGQKVSGKVTRKIKGGLLVDIGVPVFLPASQVDTRRPGDVGEFIGKTIEAVVLKIDTERRNIVISRRKLIEVERAESKSKLMSEIEVGQIREGTVKNIADFGAFIDLGGIDGLLHITDMSWDRIGHPSELLKIDQKTNVKVLSIDKDKEKIALGLKQTQENPWDAVEAKYPIQTKVKGSVVNITNYGAFVKLEGGIEGLVHISEMSWTRRITHPSEMLSVGQEIEVIVLEINKAKQEISLGIKQTETNPWTRVAEKYPPNTVVSGKVRNLTNYGAFIEIEDGIDGLLHVSDMSWTKKVSHPSEMLKKGDEVRCVVLSVDQEKQRIALGLKQLTEDPWLHAVPDRYIPGMIVQGKVTKITNFGVFVELEQDLEGLLHVSELTDHRIEDPHQEVQIGQEIEVKILRVDTADRKIGLSKKRADWAADATTEGGEKKTGPKARRGGLHGSTGEETTDIIHGTVLLNDPNVEKPVPADAGEPTEAAAEAAEATDPTEETDEAS
- a CDS encoding DUF1905 domain-containing protein, which produces MKRTASKILFKAKLLRPATPGRGGSWTYLILPKTASAKLPTRGMTTVDGTINGYPFRATLEPDGQKSHWLKVTKKTMEAANASVGDVVTLELMPVGEEPEPKVPADLRKALAAAPKAKALWSDITPIARKDWIHWITSAKRPETRARRIVNACDMLASGKRRVCCFDRSGFYSKSLAAPKAAD
- a CDS encoding RluA family pseudouridine synthase; translation: MTSYHLSIRPNPSVPFEVRHADPDLLVVYKPSGVVTQPGKKHAHDSLLNGLFVEYGNALQNLGEARGWGLLHRLDKDTSGLLLVALRNRAFENLLDQFKKRKVAKIYWAIVRGTPRPAQAVIQDPIKEVVAARKKAVIARDGKQAITAYRVLETVDDISLIEARPKTGRLHQIRVHMAAKGYPVLGEDVYARDGDLPKVPRLCLHAASLSFVHPETGKKMTVCADWPKDLRSTLKRFSLHQPGDQE
- a CDS encoding sigma-70 family RNA polymerase sigma factor — translated: MSGGTTISVEPGLQQYLKQINESALLTADEEKELARAIARGTAASRRFSRGEISLPEKEQHEQEANEARERMIRSNLRLVVNIAKAYGNRGMPLSDLIEEGNLGLLRAVEGFDPDMGARFSTYGSWWIKQAIKRALINAVQPVHIPAYMVEMIARWKQAHTQLNEELSRSPTIPELADRMQLPERKVRMIRRAVRAFSAPTQSSGADGGSLLSDMLPDQKSQMPDEAVFSEAESKLLGSLISQLTDREATILKLRYGLEDEEPMTLKDIGAKIGLTRERVRQIEAEALKKLHKTLAEQV
- a CDS encoding carbohydrate ABC transporter permease produces the protein MTRLLIRMTIAVILAAPIGWAVWASLQPIDRIFTESVAATSGAAKAPQWENYRLAMTRLPMWRFILNSLLITSTAVVGTVLSASMAAYSFTRHDWRGRRIWLGLAFIAMMLPTQMLVIPQFLIFQHLGWVNTYKPLIVPAWLGGSAFSILLFYQFFKGVPHAYQDAARLDGATDWQAYWCIMLPMSKPVIGAVIAISFVAHWQAFLAPLIYLSDYERYPVSVGLQMFQSLEGSWANLTMAASIVALLPPLAITLISQRYLMRSLSSR
- a CDS encoding tetratricopeptide repeat protein, translating into MKRPPQNAPALVADPFAAGKRRMPPWLPPLLIAAVGGAIYANSLSVPFVFDDDESIAKNVFIRELWPLTNALHAPAKTTVDGRPILSLSLAINYAIGGLDVRVYHVTNILIHIGAALALFGVVRRTLLTEKLKPTLGDKANGVALAAALLWVAHPLCTQAVTYVIQRAESLMAMFYLLTIYCALRALHASRSRFWPVASVVACALAMGTKEVAISAPVLVWLFDRTLFAGSFAAALRKRPLFYAALAGTMLIQIALVLNSPRPDAAGFGTAAQQPLAYLATQFGVIVHYLRLALWPTGLCIDYAWPIANSAMEIVPPLILVAAIFVATVRAIAVNSAWGIAGSAFFIILAPTSSVLPMMDPIFEHRFYLPLAVVCVSAVCLIAMLLKRMPADIARRFVPVAVAALVVTLGVLTIQRNAVYQTDLGLWQDALAKRPENIRAMVNVGIAYMLEGKDSEAFVVLQKAVEKNPRHAEAQQNLATALTRLGRFEEAIAHYEESIRLSDNYYQAHFNLALVLEELNRAEEAAQHYEDALRIYPEYPEANEKYARLLAKHGHIDEAIAHYEVALRHNPNNAVSHHAIGNLHVRAGRWNEAVEEYKIAVALDPDFLEATNNLGATLARLGNTDEAIQLFTSALSRHPDNAMLHANLGTVYLKAGDHESAERSFASALHLDPSCKPAEVGLGRLRSKKERAGDGLQP
- a CDS encoding Uma2 family endonuclease, yielding MHRAVDLTNAQPPRARKWSREEYYRMAEAGLFEGQRVQLIDGDILEMSPQGYRHAQGIGLVQASVQRVFSADVWIRVQLPLTCPDGSEPEPDIAVVRGSPRDYPQHPTTALLVVEVSDASSELDLGKKTSLYASTGIDDYWVVDMVENCVHIFRKPVKDLEADFGVRYSESQQHSADAVISPLAKPDAIIMVADLLP